One genomic window of Myxococcales bacterium includes the following:
- a CDS encoding amino acid permease, which yields MSELGVDPGDAEAHGAGRGEARGEARGELKRSLGLLDATMLVVSSVIGVGIFFTPGAVAQALPSRGWFFAAWLVGGLLSLAGALANAELGAMFPKAGGDYVYLREAYHPLAGFLVGWLSFFVIYAGTVATLAIGFANGVAGLVAIHPYAKHALAGGVVVLTSAVNALGVRAGATVNNVTAVIKVLALAGLVIAGPLVLGHAAVAAAPPAASTEAPTLSFGVALSPVLFTYLGWNASVYVASEIRDVERTLPRSLFLGLGVCTVIYLLINATYATTLPMTRLAGENAVGRATALALFGERGGTFLSVLILCSVLGALNANTLVGPRIAYAMARDGLMFRQAGRVHAPSGAPRVAIAVQGATALVLVFGLRSFLRVLDYTTFAIVLATIADTLALYMLRVRKPLLPRPYKAWGYPVIPLLYVGANVAIAASLVRGRPQECAIGLGILLAGLPFYFLFSRASRARRRREGAPGGGPPAP from the coding sequence TTGAGCGAGCTCGGCGTCGACCCCGGCGACGCCGAGGCGCATGGCGCGGGGAGGGGCGAGGCGCGGGGGGAGGCGCGGGGGGAGCTGAAACGCTCCCTCGGGCTCCTCGACGCGACGATGCTCGTCGTGTCTTCGGTCATCGGCGTCGGCATCTTCTTCACGCCCGGCGCCGTGGCCCAGGCCCTGCCGAGCCGCGGCTGGTTCTTCGCCGCGTGGCTCGTCGGCGGCCTCCTGTCGCTCGCCGGGGCGCTGGCCAACGCCGAGCTCGGCGCCATGTTCCCGAAGGCGGGCGGCGACTACGTGTATCTGCGCGAGGCGTATCACCCCCTCGCGGGGTTCCTCGTCGGGTGGCTCTCGTTCTTCGTGATCTACGCGGGGACGGTAGCCACCCTCGCCATCGGCTTCGCGAACGGCGTCGCGGGGCTCGTGGCGATCCACCCCTACGCGAAGCACGCGCTCGCCGGCGGGGTCGTGGTGCTCACGTCGGCCGTGAACGCGCTCGGTGTCCGCGCGGGCGCGACGGTGAACAACGTCACGGCGGTGATCAAGGTGCTCGCGCTCGCGGGCCTCGTGATCGCGGGTCCCCTCGTGCTCGGGCACGCGGCGGTCGCCGCAGCGCCGCCGGCCGCCTCCACCGAAGCGCCCACGCTCTCGTTCGGCGTGGCGCTCTCGCCGGTGCTCTTCACCTACCTCGGCTGGAACGCCTCGGTGTACGTGGCGAGCGAAATCCGGGACGTGGAGCGAACGCTCCCGCGCTCGCTGTTCCTCGGCCTCGGCGTCTGCACGGTGATCTACCTGCTCATCAACGCGACGTACGCGACCACGCTGCCCATGACGCGGCTCGCGGGCGAGAACGCGGTCGGACGCGCGACGGCGCTCGCGCTGTTCGGCGAGCGGGGCGGGACGTTCCTGTCGGTGCTCATTCTGTGCTCGGTGCTCGGCGCGCTGAACGCGAACACCCTGGTGGGCCCACGCATCGCGTACGCGATGGCGCGCGATGGGCTGATGTTCCGCCAGGCCGGCCGCGTGCACGCACCCTCGGGCGCCCCCCGTGTGGCGATCGCCGTGCAAGGGGCGACCGCGCTCGTGCTCGTGTTTGGGCTCCGGAGCTTCCTCCGGGTGCTCGACTACACCACGTTCGCGATCGTGCTCGCCACCATCGCCGACACGCTCGCGCTGTACATGCTGCGCGTGAGAAAGCCCTTGCTTCCAAGGCCCTACAAGGCCTGGGGCTATCCCGTGATCCCGCTCCTCTACGTCGGGGCGAACGTGGCCATCGCGGCCTCGCTCGTGCGCGGTCGTCCCCAGGAGTGCGCGATCGGTCTCGGGATCCTGCTCGCAGGGCTGCCCTTCTATTTTCTCTTCTCGCGGGCCTCTCGCGCGCGCCGGCGGCGGGAGGGCGCGCCCGGAGGCGGCCCCCCCGCGCCTTGA